The Actinomadura sp. WMMB 499 genome includes a window with the following:
- a CDS encoding sec-independent translocase, which yields MFDVGLGEMAVLVVLALVIFGDRLPQVAGQAGRMLRQVRQMANSARSDLQEGLGPEFKDFDIADLNPKTFVRKHLLEDDDDYTPVRANGKVFDDEPSYAGTAGELDYDERPPFDNEAT from the coding sequence TTGTTCGACGTCGGACTCGGCGAGATGGCGGTGCTCGTCGTCCTCGCCCTGGTCATCTTCGGAGACAGGCTGCCCCAGGTCGCCGGGCAGGCCGGACGGATGCTGCGGCAGGTGCGCCAGATGGCGAACTCGGCGCGCAGCGACCTGCAGGAAGGGCTCGGCCCGGAGTTCAAGGACTTCGACATCGCCGACCTGAACCCCAAGACGTTCGTCCGCAAGCACCTGCTCGAGGACGATGACGACTACACGCCGGTGCGCGCGAACGGCAAGGTCTTCGACGACGAGCCGTCCTACGCGGGCACCGCGGGCGAACTCGACTACGACGAGCGTCCCCCCTTCGACAACGAGGCGACCTGA
- a CDS encoding Mrp/NBP35 family ATP-binding protein, producing MASELTTEQVTAALATVNDPEIRKPITELDMVKSVDIAPDGSVRVGIFLTVAGCPMKETLTSNVTEAVSRLDGVTSVQVELDVMSDEQRKALQTKLRGGEPAKEIPFAQPNSLTKVYAVASGKGGVGKSSVTVNLAAALAAQGRKVGVVDADIYGHSIPRMLGVQHPPTKVEEMIMPPSAHDVKVISVGMFTAGNQPVVWRGPMLHRALQQFLADVYWGDLDVLLMDLPPGTGDIAISVAQLLPSAEILVVTTPQQAAAEVAERAGAIAAQTHQQVVGVIENMSYLACPHCGERQDIFGSGGGQTVADALTKTLGTRVPLLGQVQIDPRLREGGDEGRPLVLSDPDAGAAKELRTIADTLGGRSRGLAGMSLGISPKGR from the coding sequence GCCACGGTGAACGATCCTGAGATCCGCAAGCCCATCACCGAGCTCGACATGGTCAAGAGCGTCGACATCGCGCCGGACGGCTCGGTGCGGGTCGGCATCTTCCTGACCGTGGCCGGGTGTCCGATGAAGGAGACCCTGACCTCCAACGTCACCGAGGCCGTGTCGCGGCTCGACGGGGTCACGTCCGTCCAGGTGGAGCTGGACGTCATGAGCGACGAGCAGCGCAAGGCGCTGCAGACGAAGCTGCGCGGCGGGGAGCCCGCCAAGGAGATCCCGTTCGCGCAGCCGAACTCGCTGACCAAGGTGTACGCGGTGGCGAGCGGCAAGGGCGGCGTCGGCAAGTCGTCGGTGACGGTGAACCTGGCGGCGGCGCTGGCGGCGCAGGGCCGGAAGGTCGGCGTCGTGGACGCCGACATCTACGGCCACTCGATCCCGCGGATGCTGGGCGTGCAGCACCCGCCCACCAAGGTCGAGGAAATGATCATGCCGCCGTCGGCGCACGACGTGAAGGTGATCTCGGTGGGGATGTTCACCGCCGGGAACCAGCCGGTCGTGTGGCGCGGGCCGATGCTGCACCGTGCCCTGCAGCAGTTCCTCGCCGACGTGTACTGGGGCGACCTCGACGTCCTGCTGATGGACCTGCCCCCGGGGACGGGCGACATCGCGATCTCGGTGGCGCAGCTGCTGCCGTCCGCGGAGATCCTGGTGGTGACGACGCCGCAGCAGGCGGCCGCCGAGGTCGCCGAGCGGGCGGGCGCGATCGCCGCGCAGACGCACCAGCAGGTCGTCGGCGTGATCGAGAACATGTCGTACCTGGCGTGCCCGCACTGCGGGGAGCGGCAGGACATCTTCGGCTCGGGCGGCGGCCAGACGGTCGCGGACGCGCTGACCAAGACGCTCGGCACCCGGGTGCCGCTGCTCGGCCAGGTGCAGATCGACCCGCGGCTGCGCGAGGGCGGCGACGAGGGCCGCCCGCTGGTGCTGTCCGACCCGGACGCCGGCGCCGCCAAGGAGCTGCGGACCATCGCCGACACGCTCGGCGGCCGGAGCCGCGGCCTGGCGGGGATGTCGCTGGGCATCTCCCCCAAGGGCCGCTGA
- a CDS encoding S1C family serine protease, with protein sequence MTEDNRGPFRASTEDDDAVPESERQEAATPPETVTDQEISLEQDDPTDDDPTDDDPAAGGPAASGADPSERAGAAGGPGGDRLVAGNAQNGFAPPDGPFGETAEDIPAQDAGSPRDPAAHGMPAAMGPQEVPLQDGSARDVPAPPSLDKRAPGEQPPPAPMDPPPAPDGPDARPRPGFVPYDQPPPAPGGMYGPGGWAQQQAHPGPPPGGPPPAGGPPPGGPPPAPMGPPPGGGPQAAFGAPAPNWAPVPAPPSTSRGGPGLGLLAVIALIVALVAGAVGAGVGVIATDGDEGSVSLGGGSSTAGGEAPNRPPDSVAGVAQRVLPSVVMIRVQSAQGEVGGTGFIVEGGYIITNNHVVSGGGTGGRIEVVFNDKKSLPATIKGSDPSTDIAVIKPEGNHELPALQLGDSARIAVGDPVIAIGSPLGLQGSVTTGIVSSLNRAVPVGEEGGGDSSYLNAIQTDAAINPGNSGGPLVDMKGRVIGINTAIATVGGQTMGGEQQGGNIGLGFAIPINQGKRIAEEIIANGQVRQALLGVLPDPRYQQGGARILPEPVQGQEPVTPNGPADKAGLKPGDVITRIDDRPIQDATDLIAQIRSRAPGDQVRVTYERGGQESTVTVTLGGS encoded by the coding sequence ATGACGGAAGACAACCGCGGGCCGTTCCGGGCTTCGACGGAGGACGATGACGCCGTCCCCGAGTCCGAGCGGCAGGAGGCGGCGACTCCTCCCGAGACGGTGACCGACCAGGAGATCTCCCTGGAACAGGACGACCCGACCGACGACGACCCGACCGACGACGACCCGGCCGCGGGCGGGCCCGCGGCGTCCGGGGCCGACCCGTCGGAACGGGCGGGGGCCGCCGGGGGCCCCGGCGGGGACCGCCTGGTCGCGGGGAACGCGCAGAACGGATTCGCGCCGCCGGACGGCCCGTTCGGCGAGACCGCGGAGGACATCCCCGCGCAGGACGCCGGCTCCCCGCGCGACCCCGCCGCCCACGGCATGCCCGCCGCGATGGGGCCGCAGGAGGTCCCGCTGCAGGACGGGTCCGCGCGGGACGTGCCTGCGCCGCCGTCCCTCGACAAGCGCGCCCCGGGCGAACAGCCCCCGCCGGCGCCGATGGACCCGCCGCCCGCACCGGACGGGCCCGACGCCCGCCCGCGGCCCGGGTTCGTCCCCTACGACCAGCCCCCGCCCGCGCCCGGCGGCATGTACGGGCCCGGCGGCTGGGCGCAGCAGCAGGCGCACCCCGGCCCGCCTCCCGGCGGGCCGCCGCCGGCCGGGGGCCCGCCGCCCGGGGGCCCGCCGCCCGCGCCGATGGGCCCGCCGCCCGGCGGCGGCCCGCAGGCCGCGTTCGGCGCGCCCGCGCCGAACTGGGCGCCGGTGCCCGCACCGCCGTCCACGTCCCGCGGCGGCCCCGGTCTCGGGCTGCTCGCCGTCATCGCGCTGATCGTCGCGCTGGTGGCGGGCGCGGTCGGCGCCGGCGTCGGAGTGATCGCGACCGACGGCGACGAGGGCTCGGTGAGCCTCGGCGGCGGGAGTAGCACGGCCGGCGGCGAGGCGCCGAACCGCCCGCCGGACTCGGTGGCGGGCGTCGCGCAGCGCGTCCTGCCCAGCGTCGTGATGATCCGCGTGCAGTCCGCGCAGGGCGAGGTCGGCGGGACCGGCTTCATCGTCGAGGGCGGCTACATCATCACCAACAACCACGTCGTGTCCGGCGGCGGAACCGGCGGGCGCATCGAGGTCGTGTTCAACGACAAGAAGTCGCTGCCCGCCACGATCAAGGGCAGCGACCCCAGCACCGACATCGCGGTGATCAAGCCCGAGGGCAACCACGAGCTCCCGGCGCTGCAGCTCGGCGACTCCGCCAGGATCGCCGTCGGCGACCCGGTGATCGCCATCGGCTCGCCGCTCGGCCTGCAGGGCTCGGTCACCACCGGGATCGTCTCGTCCCTCAACCGGGCGGTGCCGGTCGGCGAGGAGGGCGGCGGCGACTCGTCCTACCTCAACGCCATCCAGACGGACGCGGCCATCAACCCCGGCAACTCGGGCGGCCCGCTGGTCGACATGAAGGGCCGCGTGATCGGGATCAACACCGCGATCGCGACCGTCGGCGGCCAGACGATGGGCGGCGAGCAGCAGGGCGGCAACATCGGCCTCGGCTTCGCCATCCCGATCAACCAGGGCAAGCGGATCGCCGAGGAGATCATCGCCAACGGCCAGGTCCGGCAGGCGCTGCTCGGCGTCCTGCCCGACCCGCGCTACCAGCAGGGCGGCGCGCGGATCCTGCCGGAGCCGGTCCAGGGCCAGGAGCCGGTCACCCCGAACGGCCCGGCCGACAAGGCGGGCCTCAAGCCCGGCGACGTCATCACCCGGATCGACGACCGCCCGATCCAGGACGCCACCGACCTGATCGCTCAGATCCGCAGCCGGGCGCCCGGCGACCAGGTCAGGGTGACCTACGAGCGGGGCGGCCAGGAGTCCACCGTGACGGTGACCCTGGGCGGGTCGTAG